One genomic window of Halococcus sediminicola includes the following:
- the gatB gene encoding Asp-tRNA(Asn)/Glu-tRNA(Gln) amidotransferase subunit GatB has protein sequence MSTHAASASEHSVVIGLEVHVQLETETKVFCSCSTDFEDSEPNSHTCPTCLGLPGALPTLNEAAVEGALKLAAAIDADVPEESHFHRKNYYYPDLPKNFQITQYDSPLCQDGELTVTVENDERTIAIERAHLEEDPGSLQHAGGGGGIDSAEYTRVDYNRAGVPLMEIVTEPDFRSPDEVRAFLAKLEEVLDYLGIFDSSRDGSLRIDANISLVPESEVDADGAIGPDALAAANRTEVKNISSHKGAEQALAYEVTRQKNALQRERTIEQETRHWDESRGVTVSMRSKEDEKDYRYFAEADLPVLRVSDWAEEVEIPELPDARRERFAEEYSLTPAAARKLTSTREVADFYEQVADRFDPDVAASWVADTLLGELNYRDMAIADVEGRRDEFHHLIELAETDEITEKNAEEVVLRAMLDEGLSPDEVVEREGLGTTDEDEIESAVAAAIEENPEAVEDYHAGEDGALNFLVGQVMQSTGGSADPGTVNQTLRVELDG, from the coding sequence ATGAGCACCCACGCCGCCAGTGCCAGCGAACACAGCGTCGTCATCGGGCTGGAGGTCCACGTCCAGCTCGAGACCGAGACCAAGGTGTTCTGTAGCTGTAGCACGGATTTCGAGGACAGTGAACCGAATTCTCATACGTGTCCGACCTGTCTCGGCCTGCCGGGCGCGCTCCCCACCCTGAACGAGGCGGCCGTCGAGGGCGCGCTCAAACTCGCGGCAGCCATCGACGCCGACGTGCCCGAGGAAAGCCACTTCCACCGGAAGAACTACTACTATCCCGATCTCCCGAAAAACTTTCAGATCACCCAGTACGACTCGCCGCTCTGTCAGGACGGCGAACTCACGGTCACGGTCGAAAACGACGAACGCACCATCGCCATCGAGCGCGCACATTTGGAGGAGGACCCCGGCAGCCTCCAGCACGCTGGCGGGGGTGGCGGCATCGACAGCGCCGAATACACCAGAGTCGACTACAACCGCGCGGGCGTCCCGCTGATGGAGATCGTCACCGAACCCGACTTCAGGAGTCCCGACGAGGTCCGTGCCTTCCTCGCCAAACTGGAGGAGGTACTCGACTACCTCGGCATCTTCGACAGCAGTCGGGATGGGTCACTGCGCATCGACGCGAACATCTCGCTCGTCCCCGAGTCGGAAGTCGACGCCGACGGCGCGATCGGGCCGGACGCGCTCGCGGCGGCCAACCGCACCGAAGTGAAGAACATCTCCAGTCACAAGGGGGCCGAGCAGGCGCTCGCCTACGAGGTGACGCGACAGAAAAACGCCCTCCAGCGCGAGAGGACCATCGAACAGGAGACTCGCCACTGGGACGAATCCCGGGGTGTGACCGTCTCGATGCGCTCGAAGGAGGACGAGAAGGATTACCGATATTTCGCCGAGGCCGACCTCCCCGTGCTCCGTGTCAGCGACTGGGCCGAAGAGGTGGAAATCCCCGAACTCCCCGACGCCCGCCGCGAGCGCTTCGCCGAGGAGTACAGCCTCACACCCGCCGCGGCCCGAAAACTCACCTCCACCCGCGAGGTCGCGGACTTCTACGAGCAGGTGGCCGACCGCTTCGATCCCGACGTGGCGGCGTCGTGGGTCGCCGACACCTTACTGGGTGAACTCAACTACCGCGACATGGCTATCGCCGACGTCGAGGGGCGACGCGACGAATTCCACCATCTCATCGAACTCGCCGAGACTGACGAGATCACCGAGAAGAACGCGGAGGAGGTCGTGTTGCGGGCGATGCTCGACGAGGGGCTGTCGCCGGACGAAGTGGTCGAGCGCGAGGGACTCGGAACCACGGATGAGGACGAAATCGAGAGCGCCGTCGCGGCGGCCATCGAGGAGAACCCCGAAGCGGTCGAGGACTATCACGCCGGCGAGGACGGCGCACTCAATTTCTTGGTAGGGCAGGTCATGCAGTCCACGGGTGGGAGCGCCGACCCCGGCACGGTGAACCAGACACTTCGAGTGGAACTCGACGGCTGA
- a CDS encoding DUF7518 family protein produces the protein MSGNRVEQLESRVEELEASISGLTDELMQTKSRLADLEDEAGDEYIEAGVGSVTENGNDESTANEEANPAEDDSVDNDSSEADDIIVA, from the coding sequence ATGAGCGGCAACCGCGTCGAGCAACTCGAATCGCGCGTCGAAGAACTCGAAGCCTCCATCTCCGGCCTCACTGACGAACTGATGCAGACGAAATCACGCCTCGCCGACCTCGAAGACGAGGCAGGCGACGAGTACATTGAGGCCGGCGTCGGCTCCGTCACCGAGAACGGGAACGACGAATCGACCGCAAACGAAGAAGCTAACCCCGCCGAGGACGATTCTGTGGACAACGATTCATCGGAGGCCGACGACATCATCGTCGCGTAG
- the trpB gene encoding tryptophan synthase subunit beta, with translation MSNDDAEHVGEFEGYGGRHVPDPLVDPLQELADAFDEIATTDDFRAEFHSILENFAGRPTPLFHAERLSERYGAEIYLKREDLLHGGAHKINNAVGQALLAERAGKSRLIAETGAGQHGTATAMVGALFDMDTEIYMGEKDIARQRMNVFRMRLMGAEVNEVTRGGAGLADAVDAALEDFAANVDDTHYLVGSVVGPDPFPRMVREFQSVIGREARDQFRERTGSLPDAAVACVGGGSNAMGLFDAFRDDPVQFYGAEGGGEGGDSTRHAAPLAAGTDGALHGMRTRVLDDEIEVHSISAGLDYPGVGPEHAMFRAVGRCEYRAVPDEDALAAFRELSETEGIIPALETAHALALTREIADDHDSILVNLSGRGDKDMATAAEEFDLG, from the coding sequence ATGAGCAACGATGACGCGGAGCACGTCGGCGAGTTCGAGGGCTACGGGGGCCGCCACGTGCCCGACCCGCTCGTGGATCCGCTCCAGGAACTCGCCGATGCGTTCGACGAAATCGCCACGACCGACGACTTCCGCGCGGAGTTCCACTCGATCCTCGAAAACTTCGCGGGGCGACCAACGCCGCTCTTCCACGCCGAGCGCCTCTCGGAGCGCTACGGGGCCGAGATCTACCTCAAGCGCGAGGACCTCCTGCACGGTGGGGCGCACAAGATCAACAACGCCGTCGGCCAGGCGCTGCTCGCCGAGCGGGCGGGCAAGTCCCGACTCATCGCCGAGACCGGCGCGGGCCAGCACGGCACCGCGACCGCGATGGTCGGCGCGCTGTTCGACATGGACACCGAGATCTACATGGGCGAAAAGGACATCGCGCGCCAGCGGATGAACGTCTTCAGGATGCGGCTGATGGGCGCGGAGGTCAACGAGGTGACCCGGGGCGGGGCGGGCCTCGCGGACGCGGTCGACGCCGCGCTGGAGGATTTCGCCGCGAACGTCGACGACACTCACTATCTCGTGGGGTCGGTCGTCGGCCCGGACCCATTCCCGCGGATGGTGCGGGAGTTCCAGTCGGTCATCGGCCGCGAGGCACGCGACCAGTTCCGCGAGCGAACGGGCAGCCTGCCGGATGCGGCGGTCGCCTGCGTCGGCGGCGGGTCGAACGCGATGGGACTGTTCGACGCCTTCCGCGACGATCCCGTGCAGTTCTACGGCGCGGAGGGTGGCGGCGAGGGCGGTGATTCGACCCGTCACGCCGCACCGCTCGCGGCGGGCACCGACGGCGCGCTCCACGGGATGCGTACACGAGTACTCGACGACGAGATCGAGGTCCACTCGATTTCGGCCGGGCTCGATTATCCCGGTGTCGGTCCCGAACACGCGATGTTCCGCGCGGTCGGGCGGTGTGAGTACCGCGCGGTGCCCGACGAGGATGCGCTCGCGGCCTTCCGTGAACTGAGCGAGACCGAAGGCATCATCCCGGCACTCGAAACCGCTCACGCGCTCGCGCTCACACGGGAAATCGCCGACGATCACGACTCGATCCTGGTGAACCTGAGCGGGCGCGGCGACAAGGACATGGCGACCGCCGCGGAGGAGTTCGACCTCGGCTGA